The Haematobia irritans isolate KBUSLIRL chromosome 1, ASM5000362v1, whole genome shotgun sequence DNA segment AGAAACGGTCACTTTGAAACACTTGAATTTAGACTCATGTTGTATCgtactatttaatttttaaaagaaatgttaattgaaaaataattcgtaattaatcaaaaataaatcaatcaaATGAGTTGATATAATCGGGAGAAAACCATTGATAAATGTTGCCTACATTTGTATTGCGAAGTAATGCATGTGGTTTTCACATCACAAGACTGATATGAacttacaatgaaaaaaaattgacataaaaatattgtgatatCTGTTAAACGAAATGTTTCcattccataaaatatataaataaaatataatatataaatatgccATTATTATGCaaccttaatttctttttattaaaaaacgcgaattttaattaaatgaaagctCATTAcctttattttaagaatttatttttcattaaatttaggaaactCATATTAGAAAAGAAAACGTTAACCCTACTTTACCATGTAAATTACTttgataaactgtcaataaattggtTTGGAATAtgggaaataatctttaaattacttTAGGCTACGATTTAATTTGAGGATGATGCATCCttgatttaatttgttttttttttaattaaaaataatttggatGACACTTAATTGTTCATTAATATATTTGTTAATATTGTATATTGCAAAAAGAAAATGAgaactttatagaaatttaaatgttgtgggaatttaatttttatacacaaaaaattttttgttttaaaaatttgagttttaaaaaatattcaattaaaaatttaattgattcaacaaattttttaattggatcaattaatttttaattgactcaattaattttttaattgatactatcatttctgtgattgaagacatttctattaaaaattaattagatcaattaatttcgtgattgaaaacaaaaaatattttctttggtgTGTAGAACCTTAATTTATAGCTGTGTTGTttcctattttgatttatttagaaaaacacGTCTTTGGTATCAATATCTAAATCCTAAAGTGGAAATTTTTGGATACTAATAttgttttgagtgtacataTACTTTTTTGGTAGTCTACAATTGTTGGCACATAACTTGATTAATTAGTCGATTTCAGATCACTAAAGAGgacagtttgttttttttttttttgctgaagaACCGGTCAGTTTCGAATGAAGTTagtctatatattattttaaaaccCCTATGAACAGATTTTGTGAACACAGACACCGACCATGACGTGTGCAACTCGCACAGAGGATGGCGCGATTATAACAACTTCAATGGTGAGTTTCAAAATCGAATTTCAAGAAACGTATGTACTTGAAAAAGTTTAGCCACCTCTAGATATATTccgttattttattattattctttttttctgCTGTCCCGTCTACTGATAAAGTTCTTGGCTTTATTTGTCCTGTTACTATCGACTGCTTAAAAGTTCTCGCATAAAATGTAACCCTGACACCAAATGACACCAAACTCCCCCACTTACATGCgatttatttctatgtgttattttaaagtaaaggcattaatctaaataagttataaatattttccatattggtgagcaccacatccagaaaaagttaaaatgaactccccttctttaagttaaaatgaactcattgtgaagaaagttgaacttcgtatagcgccaaagacatttttatttttttgaacgacgtgattttcgttgaaattaggtagaatgcattccatatattagttaacattttcctatatttacgtacccttatactacagaatgaaaaaaatttaaccgaattgaattcatatatggaatgattttattgaattgttttcattcattgggacaaatcttacatatttgtggtaaatctTTTTACTGCAAACTTAGaacttaatatattaaatatacttatttaaaatcaacagcatcgactgtccttgtttaggttagtttaggttaggttatggaggatgacacCAAAAACCTTATGCGGAGAAAtggtgtccacttagaccatgaTGGTCCATTGTGGTTTTCTCTTTCCTCTTCGACATCTGTCTTCATCTGCCCTGGTCGGTCATAACTCCTTTACGCTTCTCTAGGTTTTCCATCCTGAAGCCTTGATAAAGGCGAGTATATCTTTCAAACCACAGTCACGCACCTCAGCAAtgtcctgaaagaaaaaggagcccagtatcatGTTTCTTCTAAAAGATTGTGCCGGACACTGGCACAAAAAGTAGTAAGAGTCTTCTGTAGCCTCCGGGTCAaggcaccatctacaaatatcatcGGTCATTAAGCCAATCCTTACCATATGCTTCGCAAATGTATTGTGTCCCGTAATGATGCCTATCAATGGCCTCAAATCCTCTCTATTCATCGTCATTAGAATTTCTGAATTCGTATTACTCTTATCGTTCCATATCAGCTTGGTCTGCTCGCAACCCTCAGAGGAAGTCCATCGTTCCTTCCACAGTTCATCATATTTAGCATTGACCCTGTAAGTATACAAAGATAGCGGGGGAAAACGTCCGTGACGATGTTATTCGTGCCGCGTGCACCTTCTTTAGCCAGTACATCTGCCTCCTCATTGCCCCTTattccataatgtccaggtacccagcacagagttatattatgctgttcagcgaGAACCCtgagttctctacgacagcggctgactacctccGACGTTATGTTCGTATTATCCAAGGCCTTCATTGCTgactgactgtcgatgaagaagcagaTATCTCTTCTGAAtatcggcctcatcaacaggagCTCCGCAGCTTTGGCGACAGCAAGTACCTCCGCCTGGAAGATACTGCATGCGTTGTCTAATCCATATGACTCCCTGATGCCTAGCTCTTCGCAGTAGATACCACTGCCCGTGCCTTCAGCCATCTTCGATCCGTCCGTATAAATATTTAGATATCCATAAAGTATACGCATTTCCTCCCAGTCATCTATGCTTAGGAAAATCAATCTTAGGTTGCTCTCGTATACATGCTGGGTCGCCATATAGTCCGTCCTTAGACGCTGCCCAACTGAAGCGACAAGTTCCGTGTGCCTGCAGGTCGTGTTTCCGAGTAAGTCCAAGCTACTCAGTCTCATGAGTATCACCTCGGCTGTCTTCCTGATGTGTAGATCCAGCGGGCAAATTCCCACTAAAACCTCTAGAGCCGCAGTAGCCGTTGTCCTCATCGCACCAGTCATGTAAATGAGAGCCGTTCTGTTTATCCTACTGAATTTCTGTATAAAAGCTGAAAAGCAGTCAGTGTGTGCTCCTTGTGTGTCATAGATTGCTCGATATGATGCACCACAGAGTGTAGCGCCGAATCCACAGATCTGCCCTTTAAGTACGCATGTTGACAGTTCGACAGTTTTCCATTCAGTTGATTTCTGATGTGGTTATCCAAAATCCTTTCTAATGTCTTTAGCAAAAAGTACGTCAAGCTAATTGGTCTGAAGTTCTTAGCCGTTCCGTGCACTATTCTGCCCGCCTTCGTGATGAAGATCACCTTAACTCTCTGCCAAGCCTTGGGGATATATCCATACCTCAACGAAGCCGAGAATAATTCAATATATGAGTCACATAGTAGGTCGAAGGATTCCTGCAACATACATGGGTAGATCCGGTCCATTCCTGGAGATTTGTAGGAACCAAAACTATTCAGCGCCCATCTGATGCTGTCCCTAGTAATAATTCTCGAGATTTCTTCAATTGCCCCTATGTGGTCTTTTAAACCACATAGCGCCGGTATCCTGTCGAACTCACATTCGGGAAAGTGTGTTCCTAATAGGAGGTCTATCGTTTCCTCAGGGGATTCCGTCCAGTTCCCCTCTGTCCTCTGTAAATTGCCAGTAAATCTCGGCTGTTTGGACAGAAGCTCTCGTAATCTAGCCGTATCCTTTATGCTAGAGAGTTCCTCTATCACGCGAACGAAGTCGTTCCTTCTAGCCTTCCTTGTCTCCTTTTTGTACTCTTTCAGACATGCCCTGTACTCATTCCATAGCTGTTCCGTGGCATATTTTCTAGCCGCATTGTATAATTTCCGCGATTGCTTTCTCAGGTTCATTAGATCTTTATTCCACCAATCCATATGTTTACTGTTCCGTGGACGACTGATGGGACATGATTTGCAGAAAGAGCGTGTCAGCCAATCCTCCACATCGTATGCAGCCCTATCAATTTCAACAGTACTGTCAAGCTTCCTGTCTCCCCCCAATACGGGCGCCTCCTTAAGATGTTGCCGAAATTTGCCCCAGTCCGCCCTCCTTGGATTTCGAAACTCCTCCTCAAGGGGTTTCCCACCCGTCTCCACCTTGAACTCTATGTATTTATGGTCCGAGTAACTGATCTCGCTGGAGACCCTCCAGTCTGAGACTTTAATTCTCCTTGTGAAATTCCCGAGAGTCAAGTCAAGCACCTACTTCCGTGTGCGGGTCTTGAAGTGTAATCCTTTCCCCTGTTATGAACCTCCATTTGGTTTTCTAGGAGGTATTCCATAAGGCTTTCCCCTCTCGGATTCGTGTCCAGTTCATGATGTGCGTTAGCATCACAACCAATTATAAAGTCCCTATTTCTCTCCTTACAGTATTTCACCAGTTCTCTCACAACACAAGGCGGGGGCATGATATCATCGTTGTGTGAAAAGTATGCCGATGATATAACCAATTGCCTTGAGTCCATACTTATAATAAGCGCCGTTTGGTCTACGCCACAAAATTGATTCAAAATTAAACACCTGATGTATTTTTTGACCAAAATGCATGTTCTCACTTTATCtttatttccatgaaatatCACATATTCATTATTTTCCAGTCCCGTTATCGTTCCCTTGTTTATCCATGGTTCTTGTACCAGGGCGACGTCTATTTTGTGCCTAAGTAGATGGAGGATAAGATTAGTTGAAGCCAACTCGCAATGATGCAGATTCACTTGAATCACTTTCAGCATCATCTACTTACTGGACCAGTTTTTAATCTTTCCTCCGAATCCTTTAACGGTCTTACGGTGGCGCTGCTTAGGCCTACACTAAAGCGGTGTCCATTTGCATCCAGCTTCTCCAATATCTCCATGTTTACGGCCATGATGACACTTCTCCCCGCATCGGTTGGTGGATCCATTTTCAGAATCATCCAGTCATCTGTGGGGTAATTCCGTCTATTTTGCGCTTTTAGCATCCCGAGTAAGCGGTCTTGGGGTAGGATGGGGTGCGTGATGAAGACCCGTACTCTAGGCTGCCTTTTAACATCTCCTTCGGGAACCACCAACAATTTGGCTCCTTCCCATAGTTGTAGCCCCTCCAAGGTTCTTCTTAGCCAAGCAAGGGTTTCTGCCGCCTTACAATGCAGAATCTTGTATCGTTGCTTGGACTGAATGTTCCCAAAAAAGGGAGGTTCGTCTACCCCCAGCCGTATTTGTTCCGATACCTTGAACAGTAACCTGCTTTCAAGTATTTTCCAGTTGCCTTCGCTTATTCTTCTGTCCGCACTTGAGTCGTCCACAATGGCGACCTTAATACATCCCTCGTTGTATAGGTTTTTACCATGATCATTTCGGGGTTTCTTTACCATAGTTACTTCAGTAGAAGTGGTATCTTTTGTACGATTTCTCTTGTGGCGTCCATATTCCTCGGAATCAGGATTAGGTGACACATCATCTGCCGGAATTTTTGAACCACTAGACTGCTCGGCGGGATTTCGAGCTATGCTCGGCATTCCTTTCGAGGTCGATAGTGGGCTGGACGCACACAATATCTCCGTGCTGCCTATCTTTCCCCTGACCTGGGGGCGAAAAGACGAGCTCGGCTCATCCATCCCGCCTGTATTGCATCCGTCTTCAGCTATGGCAATATTGGCGGAAGTGGTAGGTAGGGCGAAAGTTCAATAACAGATTACTATCCATTTTAGAAATTACATTACCTTCCATAATTTCCTTATTTGTGACTTCCCATTTTCTTATGGTTTCCTTTGCCTTAGATAGACGTGTACTGTCATCCTCAGACATGTTTATCCTCCCCTCTAGCTTCTGCCTCACACTTAAGGCCTCTTTGACCCTTAGGAAGAAGAAGGAGTCAGTGGAAGATATACCGTCTGATTGTTCCTCGGATACTCCAACTTCCCGCATGGCTCACACGAGCGACCCGTTGTCTCTGGTCGGTACTATAGAGTTCCCTTTACATCTCTCGTGTTCATCTACTATGTTAATCTTCTAGCGTTAGTAAGGCGCACAGTCTGCGACTCGGAGAGTTTGTCTTTTTTCGAAAGCCTGCGAATGCATAATCTTGCATTCTTTAAAGATCCCTTTGAAGATGTCGATGAAGCGTTCGAGGCTGCATCATCGGTCAGGTGCATTGATTTGGATCCCTTATTTGCTTAGATTATCACTCATTATGAGCGCCATCTATTGGCGATAAAAATATAAGATAAAAGATAAAAAGAGTTTCATAAGATAAAGAAGATAAAAAGACAGAAAAAAGCCAAACAGAAATGAAACCAAAACAAGGTAatggaatagaaaaaaaaattaaaaataaattatgtctGCTACCAGTAATTAGAAGGAAAATAGTGGAAGTTCTAAACGAAGGAAGATTGGagtcaatttatttaaatagaaagtgtttttttaattgtgaCAGTGACACAGACAGATTGTGGTAGATGTGAATTTCGTGCGGGAGTGAGAGAAGCAAaaacaatttctttgaaataggaAGAAAATTGATGCCCaagaaaagaaacaacaaaGTGCATGCACAATGTCTTGAATTTCAAgaacaataaaattcaattagaaAAACGTGAAGAACTTACCAGATTTCAAGGAAACTTCAGTTTTTCCTGACAAAACAGAACACAATATTAATTTCCTGATAGGATTTATGCAAAAAATCGCACAAGTGAacacttttattgaagaaaaaacggagccaatttccatgtaatgttatcaactgtaaatcgcatttttcttcttcttgtacttttcacttttgctgcctaaagattttgtcctacttttacaatttcaatacctataaatataaaaagtcctaacccaattttttcacaaaaggttagcgtcactgaatattacctgataattgaagatgaattaaggggttgttattcttctGGTATTTTCTCActcatttaaaataacaaatattttatatatttgttatttattatattatcttACTAAGTTATTTTTTAACTATCTCTCCGTATATCATAACAACACGATtctaacaaaaacaaatcacgcgcaacatatcgattacatcgatgacaggtatcgattacaggtagataaaagaaatataggaaaatttcccatattataacaagtgtgtttccttaagttctgaaaggattgaatacttcttagtacgaatgaactatgccaagtgttattcgtatgtatgataagctttctataataaaggaagtcagaattatcattttataggaaattttacaaaatttgaggaaacttgggtttagttcggtttttgtttatttttcgaatgctttgttatcagtgaataaaattttctttttcagtagcaaattcttatacccagcgaagaaaacaatattagtaaaattccatgccttattctagttaatgaactattcctaactgcttttagtttaggatttttgtttttttttactgaaacaagtaaattttattatttcacacataaatgtaccttaatggaaataaaatgactaaacttaattgatgaacattttttcctttagtttagaatgcacttttttctgggtgaatgcATATATTTATTTACTAGAGCTCGAACGAAGAGCGTTTTTGGGCGAAGCCAAAAAATAATATCGGCCGAAACCGAAGATTCTCATAAAATTGTTAGAGTTTGGCGTCTTTTACTTCAATATTACACACATAAAAaattaagcttctttaagtTGTTGTTAAGttaaacttcgtatagcgccaaagacatttttatatttgaacgatgtgattttcgtagaaattaagaAGAATGCATGTTAagagtttcccatatttatgtaCCGCTATACTAcggaataaaaaaattgaattaaattcataTACGGAAtgatttcattgattttttttcattcatgtgGATAAATCTTACATATATGTGGTAATCCGTTTACTTCACCGAAGttttactattgtttacgaaaaatgaactaatgatttggcgccaaagatttttttcatatagataagttcatgattttcttataaattagttcatgcatcgtattttagttcattattactacgcTGTGCGAAGAATGtacttacacgcagagaagaaacatgattgtcacaatcatattcgaagagcaaaataatatgatagcagcaatttttgcggcgaccatgtaacattttaacctgcaaccatgttggctcagtgaacatggttctaagaaaaatacaattgtcctcatctaaaatgttattatattgataaaaagaattttgtttccattaaaagacaatggtcacgatctaaaatgttatgttattcgtcaaaaatggttttcttctagttaaaagaacatggtcacaacctaaaatgttttgatttttatgaaaaaacttttttcgtcgtcgaaaaaaggacgccacttgagaaaagaaaacacaaaatcaactttatttatttgtttttatttatttataaactaattcattgtttatttgtatttataatgtcgtgcaagcaaacatcacatatttttacacactctagtttggttcaatttcaacaataagtaatcattccatatttacttcgtgtccatcaaatgtacaaacacagacatcatataactgcaaataaaaataaattataccatatgtcaaaatgcagaacaaaaaccaagtacatttgtttcaattacactttccttttttgtattcacataaaaccacatgccatttctgaataaataaattaacacaaaacacaataattccgtattctgcgtccattccaagaaacaatcaacacacgactgacgcgcaaaatgaaaatcgtgtgtacctgctaaatgtttttataaaattcttgtcgctgcaaaaaaaattaaaaaattaaatggtcacgaaaacaatgtacatggtctttatgaccatgtaatggttgtgacatgtctatacgtaaactataaaaatacttttttctctgcaaaaaagtaaaaaaaattgaatggtcaggtacatgattttcctgaccatacaatggtctcaaattctatcatttaaataatagaacatgtttgcgtcatttgagaaccatttaaatgcttattgccaacatatatttttctccgctcgaaaattatttttacaaagacaaaatacatggttttcgcgacaattacatactctaaataagcattaaatggatgcggcaaccatgtccaaacatgttttttctgtgcgtggcaCCAGCACTTTATTTCACAAaagtattatattacacaaaactatggcttgtgatatacaataaaggaaatatttttattcatacgttggatgcagttacttgcttcttcaaaagagtaatattctatattAGTAGGACTaactaattaatttcaattttttgtatccATATgacagatatatgtggcataagttgctatattcattaaattgttatccaatttcatcgatttggtTCATTTTGTTGTGTATCAAATTATATCgcacatattgatttttaacttatggttttcaagagtatttcttaGAGCCAAAAAGGATATAAGcgtagttagcattaaacagtaagaatattccaaaaaaataccattagaaGGCCtatctacctgcaagtgaaaataattatttttaataaattgaaattttggttttattaagaaCGGACGAAATATCGTTtacagaaaaacttaccaccacattgaaaaatccatccattaGGTACATTATTGCAATCATATCCGTGAActaatgggacatttttgaaaatattctcagaatatatattaaaaatataaactttataaaaaaacttgcTAAACTTGCTTGGactaaaaaaatatagattaaacaagtatacagtagtaagtagtaagttcggcctggccgaatcttaaatacccaccaccatgaatcaaatattatagtttcctttgaaatattAGGGGGGTtttatgacagatattctcccaaggtaaaatctttaaatttatcttcgggaagtgtactggctgAACTGCAGCACACTTCCCGAAGGTAAACTTAAAGATTTTACTTATATCAGATTatagatttataagaaccatttttgtttaagttttagaggaatcataaacatatcttgtaagtgtgcaagaaaatgatgaaataacgccttgatttgaaatctaaaatctgtagaatttcatcccaattatataaatgattacgagaagtaaaatctggaaattttgcattcagtttcaagcaattttcatgatcagtgtgccgTCTATACCcgtaataagtgaaatcggtctatatggaggccttaccaaatggaccgataaaactaaatcatatacactttgttatgggtctaaaatgccagaatattttcaatttgtggcaaatctgataaaaactacaatttctagaaaccctaggagttaaatcgggagttcggtgtaatgggggctataccaaaacatggaaggatacacacagtattctgcacatttaattgtagttctagaatctagaccccaaatcggagggcctgtTTAtaaggagctatatcaaaaactgtatcgATACTcattatattcggcacacctctgtatggtcctagaatacctctagatttcaaatttcaggtaaattggattaaaactacggattctagaagcccaagaagtaaaatcgggagatcggtctatatggggactatatcaaaacttggagcgatatagcccatcttcgaacttgacctgcacactgaaaaaacagtgaacccttttccattgcaaaatgaactaaactgtagtaatattgaccatgatttagcccttaagatttttttcaacttgtctagtttataattttcttaaattttagttcatctataacattgtagtttagttcatttttacaacaccataagatttatatacacctaccaagttaaaaagtcagtattattttggtttacttgcttattttgtgggaaacccgataataaaatttggttaacagtctctttaaaatgtcgacgactagactatttttaaatcaatcattccacagtatagagaaattaaataattaaaggaacaacaaaccgttttactattatgagaattttcatatattaaaattaaactatctttaagcaaaagtactttattataaaaacttatgatgaaagttcttaatacaatgttttttgtgaataaaatttatgaccacatggaaaagagagtagttcatttgaacccgctgtttggacattttgacttatcctttttttattcatcgtaggtaattttttcacatatcttgctggaaaaaatggaaacaataatgaaaattaataaaaatgaataccatgtaatgaaatataatttttaattcttcattttagcttgtaacttaccatatttggggcattttatcaaatggtgtaaggaattcaacttttttttggaaaacgtatctcataaaatttgtacctgaaacaattagagaaataatgaagtattctaaataaactcataaaactgtgttgttatcgatgtgaaagatataaaaaaataaatattctagttgaaagaaagccaaagttttaatataaaacttaccaattctctattaaattgtacg contains these protein-coding regions:
- the LOC142230805 gene encoding uncharacterized protein LOC142230805, whose translation is MDSRQLVISSAYFSHNDDIMPPPCVVRELVKYCKERNRDFIIGCDANAHHELDTNPRGESLMEYLLENQMEVHNRGKDYTSRPAHGISDWRVSSEISYSDHKYIEFKVETGGKPLEEEFRNPRRADWGKFRQHLKEAPVLGGDRKLDSTVEIDRAAYDVEDWLTRSFCKSCPISRPRNSKHMDWWNKDLMNLRKQSRKLYNAARKYATEQLWNEYRACLKEYKKETRKARRNDFVRVIEELSSIKDTARLRELLSKQPRFTGNLQRTEGNWTESPEETIDLLLGTHFPECEFDRIPALCGLKDHIGAIEEISRIITRDSIRWALNSFGSYKSPGMDRIYPCMLQESFDLLCDSYIELFSASLRVNAKYDELWKERWTSSEGCEQTKLIWNDKSNTNSEILMTMNREDLRPLIGIITGHNTFAKHMVRIGLMTDDICRWCLDPEATEDSYYFLCQCPAQSFRRNMILGSFFFQDIAEVRDCGLKDILAFIKASGWKT